From the Butyrivibrio fibrisolvens genome, one window contains:
- a CDS encoding ATP-binding protein: MADFADIIGQKQMIDHLQNALRTGKASHAYIITGEKESGKEFIARIFAQTLQCTDRHEEYGLLEPCHECHSCIQAESGSNPDIITVTHDKPNTISVDEVRAICDDVVIKPYAGPYKIYIFPDGEKMNIQAQNALLKTLEEPPSYVVMLILTDNLDVFLPTILSRCVVLPMKPAPDDAIKNFLMKEYHTPDYRADLCVSFARGNVGKAIMLSQNEDFDRMRKQTFGLLQKISRKELHEILDMVKEIETPLDESGNEANADKKEVISDFLDMLLFFFRDVLVYKATESDGGLIFAGDLSYIRDTAEKCTFEGLNAIVKLITKTRRRIQVNVNPDIAVEMLMIGIKDNMA, from the coding sequence ATGGCTGATTTTGCCGATATAATCGGACAAAAGCAGATGATAGATCATCTGCAGAATGCGCTGCGTACAGGTAAAGCATCGCATGCATATATAATCACAGGAGAAAAGGAGTCCGGCAAGGAGTTCATTGCAAGAATATTCGCGCAGACTTTGCAGTGCACAGACAGGCATGAAGAATACGGCCTTTTAGAGCCATGTCACGAGTGTCATTCCTGCATTCAGGCAGAAAGCGGCAGTAATCCTGATATAATAACAGTAACCCACGACAAGCCAAACACTATAAGTGTTGATGAAGTCCGTGCTATCTGTGACGATGTTGTTATCAAGCCATATGCAGGGCCTTACAAGATCTATATTTTCCCTGATGGAGAAAAAATGAATATTCAGGCTCAGAATGCGCTTTTAAAGACGCTGGAAGAGCCGCCGTCTTACGTTGTCATGCTGATACTTACAGACAATCTTGATGTCTTTTTGCCAACGATTCTTTCAAGGTGCGTAGTGCTTCCCATGAAGCCGGCGCCGGATGATGCTATTAAGAATTTTCTCATGAAAGAGTACCATACTCCTGATTATAGGGCGGATCTGTGCGTCTCATTTGCAAGGGGTAATGTGGGCAAAGCGATCATGCTGTCTCAGAATGAAGACTTCGACAGGATGAGAAAGCAGACCTTTGGCCTTCTTCAGAAGATAAGCCGAAAAGAGCTCCATGAGATCCTTGATATGGTCAAAGAAATAGAGACACCTCTGGACGAATCAGGGAATGAAGCGAATGCTGACAAGAAGGAAGTTATATCCGATTTTTTGGATATGCTGCTGTTCTTTTTTAGGGATGTACTGGTATATAAAGCCACGGAAAGTGACGGGGGCTTGATTTTCGCAGGCGACCTATCGTATATTAGAGATACGGCTGAAAAATGCACTTTTGAGGGCTTAAATGCCATAGTCAAACTTATCACTAAGACGCGAAGAAGGATACAAGTTAACGTCAATCCCGACATTGCAGTTGAGATGCTTATGATCGGAATAAAGGATAATATGGCATGA
- a CDS encoding YaaR family protein: MDIKVGQVQQTQQVQQTDAAQIVDDQFKFTLASKLEDSTLAERLTTMMQDIQQQGKLIGKKHDIRDMQRYRKLIKEFLNEVITRSHAFSRENFLDRKGRHRVYGIVRLVNENLDALTQELFKDEKDHIAIMGRIGDIEGLILDIFT, from the coding sequence ATGGATATTAAAGTCGGTCAAGTGCAGCAGACTCAGCAAGTACAGCAGACAGATGCTGCCCAGATAGTTGATGATCAGTTTAAGTTCACTCTGGCATCAAAACTTGAAGACTCAACCCTTGCAGAACGCCTTACGACTATGATGCAGGACATACAGCAGCAAGGCAAGCTTATTGGCAAGAAGCATGATATCAGAGATATGCAAAGGTATAGGAAGCTTATCAAGGAATTCCTCAACGAAGTCATTACAAGATCACATGCTTTTTCCAGAGAGAACTTTCTGGATAGAAAAGGGCGCCACCGCGTATACGGAATAGTGAGACTTGTTAATGAGAATCTTGATGCTCTTACGCAGGAGCTTTTCAAAGATGAGAAGGATCATATCGCTATAATGGGGAGAATAGGCGATATTGAAGGGCTGATACTTGATATTTTTACTTGA
- a CDS encoding guanylate kinase, producing the protein MGKIVLLMGKSTTGKDTVYKNLLEKHILDLKKVVLYTTRPMRDKEENGVQYYFCDEEGYQKFLNDRKIIEGRTYDTCYGPWRYFTVDDGQIDLSLGSFLMIGTLEAYESMKEYFGADKVVPVYIEISDRIRMERAMHRENKQEHPKYDEMCRRYLADEEDFSEEKIKEAGITRRFNNEGSIDQILGEITSYLKDMGV; encoded by the coding sequence ATGGGGAAAATAGTTCTGCTCATGGGTAAGAGCACTACAGGAAAAGATACAGTTTATAAAAATCTTCTGGAAAAGCATATTCTGGATCTAAAAAAAGTTGTTTTATATACCACAAGACCCATGCGAGACAAGGAAGAAAATGGCGTTCAGTACTACTTTTGTGATGAAGAGGGTTATCAGAAGTTTTTGAATGACCGAAAGATAATAGAAGGACGTACTTACGACACATGTTATGGACCGTGGCGATATTTTACCGTAGATGACGGGCAGATAGATCTAAGCCTTGGAAGCTTTCTGATGATCGGTACTCTTGAAGCCTATGAGTCCATGAAGGAATATTTTGGGGCCGACAAGGTGGTTCCTGTTTATATCGAGATCTCTGACAGGATCCGCATGGAGAGAGCCATGCACAGGGAGAATAAACAAGAGCACCCCAAGTATGATGAGATGTGCCGTAGATATCTTGCAGACGAGGAAGATTTTTCCGAAGAAAAGATAAAAGAAGCAGGAATCACGCGCAGATTCAATAACGAGGGCTCAATTGATCAGATACTGGGTGAGATAACGTCATACCTAAAAGATATGGGTGTCTGA
- a CDS encoding aminotransferase class I/II-fold pyridoxal phosphate-dependent enzyme encodes MGQLWDKLGDLSRSNMYPYHMPGHKRNAGCGMDTALFFDHDITEIDDFDNLHDARDIIMDCQNRANALYKAGETYFLVNGSTCGVLSAISAVTGDGDTILTARNCHKSLYHAAYLRNLKLEYLYPQRISGYDFCGAVKPEDIDAALKAGTSIKAVFITSPTYEGVYSDVRAIADIAHSYGAALIVDEAHGAHLGISDRISEGAIEGGADIVIHSLHKTLPSITQTALLHVNGTIVDRDRLKRFLRIYQTSSPSYLMMASIDDCITYMTANGNLWADSLMSYHDKIIDATRQLQHLEIPDDNIVNDPCKVVISCRNTSISGSQLYDLLRTRYALQPEMACETYVLMIITGMDTIEGIDRLIEAVEDIDRRLGFARDTRLKNDTLSTDTAPKAIKTLRDAWDSGYEEVILESAVGRIAGDFVNLYPPGIPIIVPGEEISQDIVSTIRDSLSKGLNVQGISETGKIRVIT; translated from the coding sequence TTGGGACAGTTATGGGATAAGCTTGGTGATCTTAGCAGAAGCAATATGTATCCTTATCATATGCCGGGCCATAAGAGAAATGCAGGCTGCGGCATGGATACAGCTCTTTTCTTTGATCATGATATTACAGAGATAGATGACTTTGATAACCTGCATGATGCAAGAGATATTATAATGGATTGCCAGAACAGGGCTAATGCTCTGTATAAGGCAGGTGAGACATACTTCCTTGTAAATGGCTCGACCTGCGGCGTTCTGTCGGCCATATCGGCTGTTACAGGCGATGGAGATACTATCCTTACTGCAAGGAACTGTCACAAGTCTTTATATCATGCTGCCTATCTTAGAAATCTTAAGCTGGAATATTTATATCCTCAGCGTATAAGCGGCTATGATTTCTGCGGCGCTGTTAAGCCGGAAGATATAGATGCTGCGCTTAAGGCGGGAACTTCTATCAAAGCAGTGTTTATCACATCACCTACTTATGAGGGTGTGTATTCGGATGTCAGGGCTATTGCTGACATAGCCCATTCATATGGCGCAGCTTTGATAGTAGATGAAGCTCACGGGGCACATCTTGGAATAAGTGATCGTATAAGTGAAGGTGCTATTGAAGGGGGAGCTGATATTGTAATACACAGTCTTCATAAGACACTTCCCAGCATCACTCAGACAGCGCTTTTACATGTGAATGGGACGATAGTTGACAGGGACAGGCTTAAGAGGTTTCTAAGGATCTATCAGACTAGTAGTCCGTCGTATCTTATGATGGCGTCTATTGATGACTGCATCACTTATATGACTGCTAATGGGAATCTGTGGGCCGATAGCCTTATGTCTTATCATGACAAGATCATAGATGCTACAAGACAGTTACAGCACCTTGAGATCCCGGATGATAATATAGTCAATGACCCATGCAAGGTAGTTATCTCCTGCAGGAATACATCTATAAGCGGATCACAGCTATATGATCTGCTGAGGACCAGATACGCTCTGCAGCCTGAGATGGCATGTGAAACCTATGTTCTTATGATAATCACTGGCATGGACACCATAGAGGGCATAGATAGACTTATAGAGGCCGTAGAAGATATAGATAGAAGACTGGGCTTTGCTCGCGACACGAGGTTAAAGAATGATACTCTTTCTACGGATACGGCTCCAAAAGCTATAAAGACTTTGCGTGATGCATGGGATAGCGGCTATGAAGAGGTGATCCTGGAATCAGCAGTAGGACGTATAGCAGGAGATTTCGTGAACTTATATCCGCCTGGGATACCTATCATAGTTCCCGGAGAAGAGATCTCTCAAGATATTGTAAGTACTATCCGCGACAGTTTATCCAAAGGACTTAATGTTCAGGGAATTTCAGAGACAGGTAAGATAAGAGTTATTACCTGA
- a CDS encoding Fe-S-containing hydro-lyase produces the protein MEYHINAPLTKEDTSKLKAGDMIYITGTIYTARDAAHKRMSEALSKSGKLPFELDGNIIYYMGPSPARPGRPIGSAGPTTASRMDKYAPSLLDLGLRGMIGKGKRTKEVQDAIVRNKAVYFAAIGGAGALLSKAITSSEVIAYDDLGTEAIRRLHVENFPCIVVIDSEGTNLYEQI, from the coding sequence ATGGAATACCATATTAATGCTCCTTTGACCAAAGAGGATACATCTAAGTTAAAAGCCGGGGATATGATATACATCACCGGAACTATATATACAGCAAGGGATGCGGCTCATAAGAGAATGTCAGAGGCTCTTTCAAAAAGTGGGAAGCTCCCCTTTGAACTTGATGGCAATATAATATATTACATGGGACCATCTCCTGCAAGACCGGGAAGACCTATAGGATCAGCCGGTCCTACAACAGCAAGCCGTATGGACAAGTATGCACCCTCACTTCTTGATCTTGGCCTTAGAGGCATGATAGGCAAGGGTAAGAGAACCAAGGAAGTACAGGATGCCATAGTCAGGAATAAAGCTGTGTATTTTGCTGCAATAGGCGGAGCTGGTGCCCTGCTATCCAAAGCCATAACTTCATCTGAGGTTATAGCCTATGATGATCTTGGAACAGAAGCCATCAGAAGACTTCACGTAGAGAACTTCCCTTGTATAGTTGTAATAGACTCAGAGGGAACCAATCTGTATGAACAGATTTAA
- a CDS encoding fumarate hydratase codes for MRELDVSNITTAVKEMVISANYHLSPDMKKALDDNALSEKSPLGKSILTQLQKNLEIADTDKIPICQDTGMAVVFIKVGQEVHLVGGSVTDAINEGVRQGYTEGYLRKSVVGDPLIRENTKDNTPAVIHFEIVPGDKVEITCAPKGFGSENMSKIYMLKPADGEEGVKNAILQAVKDAGPNACPPMVVGVGIGGTFEKCAIMAKQALTRPAGEHSDIPYIKDMEEEMLERINATGIGPGGLGGSTTALAVNINTYATHIAGLPVAVNICCHVNRHISRTL; via the coding sequence ATGCGCGAACTTGATGTTAGTAATATAACAACTGCGGTGAAAGAGATGGTTATCTCTGCCAATTATCATCTTTCACCTGATATGAAAAAAGCACTTGATGATAATGCACTTTCTGAGAAATCTCCCCTTGGGAAAAGCATACTGACTCAGCTTCAAAAGAACCTTGAAATAGCTGACACTGACAAGATCCCGATCTGCCAGGACACAGGAATGGCCGTTGTATTTATAAAAGTCGGACAGGAAGTACACCTTGTAGGAGGAAGTGTCACAGATGCGATCAATGAAGGTGTAAGACAAGGATACACAGAAGGATATCTTAGAAAATCAGTAGTAGGAGATCCTCTTATAAGAGAAAATACCAAAGACAATACTCCTGCCGTGATCCATTTTGAGATAGTACCAGGTGACAAAGTTGAGATCACCTGTGCCCCCAAGGGCTTTGGAAGCGAGAATATGAGCAAGATCTATATGCTCAAACCTGCTGACGGAGAAGAGGGAGTGAAGAATGCCATACTTCAGGCCGTAAAGGATGCCGGCCCTAACGCATGCCCTCCTATGGTTGTCGGAGTAGGAATAGGTGGTACCTTTGAAAAATGCGCTATTATGGCCAAGCAGGCACTGACAAGACCTGCAGGAGAGCATTCGGATATACCATATATTAAAGATATGGAAGAGGAGATGCTAGAGCGTATCAATGCAACAGGTATAGGCCCCGGAGGACTGGGCGGATCTACTACAGCGCTTGCTGTTAATATAAACACCTATGCAACACATATAGCAGGACTTCCTGTTGCTGTTAACATCTGTTGCCATGTCAACAGACATATAAGCAGAACACTGTGA
- a CDS encoding HIT family protein, with product MKNDNCIFCKLANGDIPTNSIYEDDMFNVILDNGPANLGHALILPKDHSANVFETPDETLGKAMILAKKVAQKLKDTLECDGVNLVQNNGAAAGQTVEHFHLHVIPRFTNDGQTIAWKPTQPEDDKLRDICKKLKF from the coding sequence ATGAAGAACGATAACTGTATTTTCTGTAAACTTGCAAATGGGGATATCCCAACCAATTCAATCTATGAAGATGATATGTTCAACGTGATACTGGACAATGGTCCTGCAAACCTTGGTCATGCACTTATTCTCCCTAAAGATCACAGCGCCAATGTTTTTGAGACTCCTGATGAAACACTTGGCAAAGCTATGATCCTTGCCAAGAAAGTAGCTCAAAAACTTAAAGATACACTTGAGTGCGATGGTGTCAATCTTGTTCAGAACAACGGAGCTGCTGCAGGACAGACTGTAGAGCATTTTCATCTCCATGTGATACCAAGATTTACTAACGATGGACAGACAATAGCATGGAAACCAACGCAGCCCGAAGATGACAAGCTTCGCGACATCTGCAAAAAGCTTAAGTTTTGA
- a CDS encoding rhomboid family intramembrane serine protease, with the protein MAKYDQQWYRDFYGRYLTSFVMIIFLLLNVLFFVSQMILGNKLTDSGALITDNVYYGGQLYRLITATFLHADISHIVSNMIGLFFIGGLIEISVGHIGFALIYLMSGIGGNLVSVYYENFKHIERYSIGASGGVFGLIGALLILTAYERIRSAREGKPAGSLLYRGLFVVVFMVASGFTEGGVNNTAHIGGLIMGMIVCTALVLIRGSKIKPMQL; encoded by the coding sequence ATGGCCAAGTATGATCAGCAGTGGTATAGGGATTTTTATGGAAGATATCTTACTTCCTTTGTTATGATAATTTTTTTACTTCTTAATGTATTGTTTTTTGTAAGTCAGATGATCCTTGGCAACAAACTTACAGACAGCGGAGCCTTGATCACAGATAATGTATATTATGGCGGTCAGCTGTACAGACTTATAACTGCAACCTTTCTCCACGCAGATATATCCCATATTGTTTCTAATATGATAGGGCTGTTCTTTATAGGAGGACTTATAGAGATAAGTGTAGGGCATATCGGCTTTGCACTCATATATCTCATGTCCGGTATAGGAGGCAACCTTGTATCTGTATATTATGAGAATTTCAAACACATAGAGCGCTATTCAATAGGAGCAAGTGGAGGAGTATTTGGCCTTATCGGGGCTCTGCTCATTCTCACTGCATATGAAAGAATAAGGTCCGCAAGAGAAGGAAAACCAGCAGGCAGCCTTCTTTACAGGGGCCTTTTTGTGGTAGTATTTATGGTGGCTTCAGGCTTTACTGAAGGCGGTGTTAACAACACTGCTCATATAGGCGGACTTATAATGGGTATGATCGTGTGCACAGCACTGGTCCTTATCCGTGGCAGTAAGATCAAACCTATGCAGCTGTGA
- a CDS encoding SCP2 sterol-binding domain-containing protein has protein sequence MKINIYYGGRGIVDDPSLYVINRMTDVLKELNVEVQRFNLFDQKNAITALPGTLKDADGIILSSTVEWYGIGGYLMEFLDACWLYGDKDKIGRMYMMPVIMSTTYGEREGVTSLETAWEILGGLPCDGVCGYIADTSLFDSNQDYIRLIEKKAENFYRTISQKIPALPASNQVVKQKVSLTKSVDLTPQESEQLSKYVSDDRYVQTQKADIQELSSLFRDKLKNDERTSTSEDYLDTFKKHYRPDNKVQGTYAITVTDRPGMKTMLLTIRDSLVTQVIASETSDIDVALSMTKDSLEEIVTGRMTFQRAFMAGNMKMKGDFKLLRGLDQIFVFG, from the coding sequence ATGAAGATCAACATTTACTACGGAGGCCGCGGCATTGTTGACGATCCGTCTTTGTATGTGATAAACAGAATGACGGATGTATTAAAAGAACTCAATGTCGAGGTACAAAGATTCAATCTGTTCGATCAAAAGAATGCAATAACAGCACTTCCTGGTACACTTAAAGATGCCGATGGTATCATTTTGTCTTCTACAGTTGAATGGTACGGTATCGGCGGATATCTCATGGAATTTTTAGATGCATGCTGGCTTTATGGCGATAAGGACAAGATAGGACGCATGTACATGATGCCTGTTATCATGTCTACTACATACGGAGAGCGCGAAGGCGTGACCAGCCTTGAGACGGCCTGGGAGATACTTGGAGGCCTTCCCTGCGACGGAGTATGCGGCTATATCGCTGATACTTCACTTTTTGACAGCAATCAGGATTATATACGTCTTATAGAAAAAAAGGCCGAGAACTTCTATAGGACTATCTCGCAGAAAATCCCCGCCCTTCCTGCAAGCAATCAGGTAGTAAAGCAGAAAGTCTCTCTCACCAAGAGCGTCGATCTGACTCCGCAGGAATCAGAACAGCTTTCTAAGTATGTCTCTGATGACAGATATGTTCAAACTCAAAAAGCTGATATTCAGGAGCTTTCTTCTCTTTTTCGTGATAAACTTAAAAATGATGAGCGCACGTCTACTTCAGAAGACTATTTAGATACATTCAAAAAGCATTACAGGCCTGATAATAAAGTTCAGGGAACATATGCTATAACTGTAACGGACAGACCTGGCATGAAGACCATGCTCTTAACGATTAGGGATAGTCTTGTCACACAAGTCATAGCTTCTGAAACAAGTGATATAGATGTTGCACTTTCTATGACCAAGGATTCTCTTGAAGAGATAGTTACAGGACGTATGACCTTCCAGAGAGCATTTATGGCAGGTAATATGAAGATGAAAGGCGATTTCAAGCTCTTGCGCGGGCTTGATCAGATTTTTGTTTTTGGATAA